A region from the Halosolutus gelatinilyticus genome encodes:
- a CDS encoding carbohydrate ABC transporter permease: MRSQERDEALWKFGSYIFLLTLVVLVMIPLYWMIVAATIPQSEFFSWPPRLIPGAHWLENFRALQENVDFVNSMQNSIIIAVSYTILSLILCSMAGFAFAKYEFRFKEPLFYFILATLVLPIQLLIIPLYLLITQIGWTNSFLAVILPWAANPLGIFLMRQNMKAIPDSLLESARMDGATEFQLYYKIALPTMLPSLAALSIILFLNQWQAFLYPLVVLQDPEVYTIPLALADLVDQQRVYFDQIMVATSLAVTPIFVVFLTMQQYFIKGILSGAVKE, translated from the coding sequence GTGCGATCGCAAGAACGCGACGAAGCGCTGTGGAAGTTCGGAAGCTACATCTTCCTGTTGACGCTGGTGGTGCTCGTGATGATCCCGCTGTACTGGATGATCGTCGCCGCGACGATCCCGCAGTCGGAGTTCTTCTCGTGGCCGCCACGGTTGATTCCGGGGGCCCACTGGCTCGAGAACTTCCGGGCGCTTCAGGAGAACGTCGACTTCGTCAACAGCATGCAAAACAGCATCATCATCGCGGTCTCGTACACGATCCTGTCGCTGATCCTCTGTTCGATGGCCGGGTTCGCCTTCGCGAAGTACGAGTTCCGGTTCAAGGAACCCCTGTTCTACTTCATTCTGGCGACGCTGGTCCTGCCGATCCAGCTGCTGATCATCCCGCTGTACCTGCTGATAACCCAGATCGGTTGGACCAACTCGTTCCTGGCAGTGATCCTGCCGTGGGCGGCGAACCCGCTCGGGATCTTTCTGATGCGCCAGAACATGAAGGCGATCCCCGACTCGCTGCTGGAGTCGGCGCGGATGGACGGTGCGACGGAGTTCCAGCTGTACTACAAGATCGCGCTCCCGACCATGCTCCCGTCGCTCGCGGCCCTGTCGATCATCCTGTTTCTCAACCAGTGGCAGGCGTTCCTCTATCCGCTGGTGGTCCTGCAGGATCCGGAGGTGTACACGATCCCGCTCGCGCTGGCGGATCTCGTCGACCAACAGCGCGTCTACTTCGACCAGATCATGGTCGCCACGTCGCTCGCCGTGACGCCGATATTCGTCGTGTTCCTGACCATGCAGCAGTACTTCATCAAGGGAATCCTCTCGGGAGCGGTCAAAGAATAA
- a CDS encoding beta-galactosidase, whose protein sequence is MSIGVCYFPEHWPAERMEEDIERMAETGIEYVRMGEFAWSRIEAEPGEFDVEWLERAITLIGDHGMQAVLCTPTATPPKWLVDEHPEILQEEADGTTRHYGSRRHYCYNSAVYRRETRRIVGALADRFADHPAIAGWQTDNEFGCHGTVRCYCDDCASAFRTWLRERYDGIDRLNEAWGTAFWSQDLNVFAQVDPPRHTAASHHPSRLLDYYRFSSDSVVEYNRLQTEILREADDDWFVTHNFMSHFDALDAYDLSADLDFASWDSYPTGHVQAQRETVSRDELRVGDPDQIGLDHDLFRSATGSPLWVMEQQPGDINWPPYSPQPGDGAMRLWAHSAVAHGADVVSYFRWRRCRMGQEQYHSGLLTQDGAPDAGLQDATRAARELADLGETVGDSLSVPDAAVAIVHSYDNAWAIGIERNTPDFDYWQHLETYYRALRRRSVTVDVVPPRADLDGYDAIVAPTLYLADDELAARLDDYVAAGGELLVTMRSGVKDPYNKLHDAPQPGPLRDLVGAEIRRHESVPAELESAISYGGERFDSRVWNEWLSPTAEAVDVLGRYEGERADGEVAIVRNPVGDGNVTYVGTWPDDDLASALVGDLLDRADCETADPLPEQVRFARRDGLTWIANYRSEPLAIAAPSDATWFLGGSEIEAYDVAVTDAPPTDLALNER, encoded by the coding sequence ATGAGTATCGGCGTCTGTTACTTTCCGGAGCACTGGCCGGCGGAGCGGATGGAAGAGGACATCGAACGAATGGCCGAAACGGGAATCGAGTACGTTCGGATGGGGGAGTTCGCCTGGTCCCGAATCGAAGCCGAACCCGGCGAATTCGACGTCGAGTGGCTGGAACGGGCGATAACGCTGATCGGCGACCACGGGATGCAGGCGGTCCTCTGTACCCCGACGGCGACCCCGCCCAAGTGGCTGGTCGACGAGCACCCCGAAATCCTCCAGGAAGAGGCCGACGGAACGACGAGACACTACGGCAGCCGCCGGCACTACTGCTACAACTCGGCCGTCTATCGACGCGAAACGCGACGGATCGTCGGCGCCCTGGCGGACCGGTTTGCGGATCACCCGGCGATCGCCGGCTGGCAGACGGACAACGAGTTCGGCTGTCACGGAACGGTTCGGTGCTACTGCGACGACTGCGCGAGCGCGTTCCGGACGTGGCTCCGCGAGCGGTACGACGGTATCGATCGGCTCAACGAAGCGTGGGGAACCGCCTTCTGGAGCCAGGACCTGAACGTCTTCGCGCAGGTCGATCCGCCCCGCCACACGGCCGCGTCCCACCACCCGTCTCGATTGCTGGATTACTACCGCTTCTCGAGCGACAGCGTCGTCGAGTACAACCGCCTCCAGACGGAGATCCTTCGCGAGGCCGACGACGACTGGTTCGTCACGCACAACTTCATGTCCCACTTCGACGCGCTGGACGCGTACGACCTCTCCGCAGACCTCGACTTCGCGTCCTGGGACTCCTACCCGACCGGTCACGTTCAGGCCCAGCGCGAGACCGTTTCCAGGGACGAACTCCGGGTCGGCGATCCCGACCAGATCGGCCTGGACCACGACCTCTTCCGAAGCGCCACCGGCTCGCCCCTGTGGGTGATGGAACAGCAACCCGGCGACATCAACTGGCCGCCGTACTCCCCCCAACCTGGCGACGGCGCGATGCGGTTGTGGGCACACTCCGCAGTCGCACACGGTGCCGACGTGGTCTCGTACTTCCGGTGGCGACGGTGCCGGATGGGCCAGGAGCAGTACCACAGCGGTCTCCTGACGCAGGACGGGGCGCCGGACGCGGGACTCCAGGACGCAACGCGGGCGGCGCGGGAACTGGCCGACCTCGGCGAGACCGTCGGCGATAGCCTCTCGGTCCCCGACGCCGCCGTCGCGATCGTCCACAGCTACGATAACGCGTGGGCGATCGGGATCGAGCGCAACACGCCCGACTTCGACTACTGGCAGCACCTGGAGACCTACTACCGCGCCCTCCGCCGACGATCGGTGACGGTCGACGTCGTTCCCCCGCGCGCCGACCTCGACGGGTACGACGCGATCGTCGCGCCGACGCTGTACCTCGCGGACGACGAACTCGCGGCCCGCCTCGACGACTACGTCGCTGCCGGCGGCGAACTTCTCGTCACGATGCGCTCGGGAGTCAAGGATCCGTACAACAAACTCCACGACGCGCCCCAGCCGGGGCCGCTCCGCGACCTGGTCGGGGCCGAGATCCGTCGACACGAGAGCGTTCCGGCCGAACTGGAGAGTGCGATCTCCTACGGCGGCGAGCGGTTCGACAGCCGCGTCTGGAACGAATGGCTCTCCCCGACCGCCGAAGCCGTCGACGTTCTGGGCCGGTACGAAGGCGAGCGCGCCGACGGAGAGGTGGCGATCGTCCGCAACCCCGTCGGCGACGGCAACGTCACCTACGTGGGAACCTGGCCCGACGACGATCTCGCGAGCGCGCTCGTCGGGGACCTGCTCGATCGAGCCGACTGCGAGACGGCCGACCCGCTGCCGGAACAGGTCCGGTTCGCGCGACGCGACGGACTAACCTGGATCGCCAACTACCGATCGGAACCGCTCGCGATCGCGGCGCCGTCCGACGCAACCTGGTTCCTCGGCGGGAGCGAGATCGAAGCCTACGACGTTGCGGTAACCGACGCCCCGCCGACAGACCTCGCCCTGAACGAGCGGTGA
- a CDS encoding DHH family phosphoesterase: protein MGFRLVLGFGTVGRHVVEQLPDQGGRLLVITEDQHVVETLRDESVPARRADPTAPETIASLETPDVIFVAGDRTDVNRTALERARAQFPDASIVVYMGGNATAADRAACRDLADHVVDAERALVDRVLDDTVSTSAQAAIRLRDHLKSIDGRLAVVMHDNPDPDAIGSAVALADIATAIGVDADACYYGDISHQENRAMVNLLGLDLRNLDPGDSLEEYAAFALIDHSRPGVNDQLPPGLHVDIVIDHHPPRGPVPADFVDLREHVGATSTVLTEYLDRFSVSLDEGTATALLYGIRVDTNDFTREVSAADFNAASVLRPHVDITVLEQIEQPTVEGETLETIARAIKNREQRDSVAVASVGRLSNRDALPQAAEQLLAMEGIETTLVFGFKDEMAYLSARSRANDVDLGETLRDAFDQIGSAGGHADMAGAQLEIGILGSTDDQQEVDSIVSVVEEVITNRFFEAIWTQPGIPVGASGGTSEWLFTSEAGDGEPE from the coding sequence GGCTACTGGTGATCACCGAGGATCAGCACGTAGTGGAGACGCTTCGCGACGAGAGCGTGCCCGCCCGTCGAGCCGATCCGACGGCTCCGGAGACGATCGCGTCCCTCGAGACGCCGGACGTCATCTTCGTCGCGGGCGATCGCACCGACGTCAACCGGACCGCGCTCGAACGCGCCCGGGCGCAGTTCCCGGACGCGTCGATCGTCGTCTACATGGGCGGGAACGCGACGGCGGCCGATCGAGCGGCCTGTCGCGACCTCGCCGATCACGTCGTCGACGCGGAACGCGCGCTCGTCGATCGCGTGCTCGACGACACCGTCAGCACCTCAGCGCAGGCCGCTATCCGCCTCCGCGACCACCTGAAATCGATCGACGGGCGACTGGCGGTCGTCATGCACGACAACCCTGACCCCGACGCAATCGGGAGCGCGGTCGCGCTGGCCGACATCGCGACGGCGATCGGCGTCGACGCCGACGCCTGCTACTACGGTGACATCTCCCACCAGGAAAATCGGGCGATGGTCAACCTGCTCGGGTTGGACCTGCGGAATCTCGATCCGGGGGACTCGCTCGAGGAATACGCGGCGTTCGCGCTGATCGATCACTCCAGGCCCGGCGTCAACGACCAGTTGCCGCCCGGTCTTCACGTCGACATCGTCATCGACCACCACCCGCCCCGCGGCCCCGTTCCCGCGGACTTCGTCGACCTTCGCGAACACGTCGGCGCGACCAGTACCGTGTTGACGGAGTACCTCGATCGGTTCAGCGTCTCGCTCGACGAGGGCACGGCAACGGCGCTGCTGTACGGCATCCGCGTCGACACGAACGACTTCACCCGCGAGGTGTCCGCAGCGGACTTCAACGCGGCGTCGGTCCTCCGCCCGCACGTCGACATCACCGTCCTCGAGCAGATCGAACAGCCGACCGTCGAGGGCGAGACGCTGGAGACGATCGCCCGAGCGATTAAGAACCGCGAGCAACGCGACTCGGTCGCCGTCGCGAGCGTCGGACGGCTCTCCAATCGGGACGCGCTGCCCCAGGCGGCCGAACAGCTGCTGGCGATGGAGGGCATCGAAACGACGCTCGTCTTCGGCTTTAAGGACGAGATGGCCTATCTCTCCGCCCGATCGCGGGCCAACGACGTCGACCTCGGTGAGACGCTGCGCGACGCGTTCGACCAGATCGGGAGCGCGGGCGGACACGCCGACATGGCCGGCGCCCAGCTCGAGATCGGCATCCTCGGCAGCACGGACGACCAGCAGGAGGTCGACTCGATCGTCAGCGTCGTCGAGGAGGTCATCACCAACCGGTTCTTCGAGGCGATCTGGACCCAACCCGGGATCCCCGTCGGGGCCTCCGGAGGAACGAGCGAGTGGCTGTTCACGAGCGAAGCCGGCGACGGCGAGCCGGAGTAG
- a CDS encoding glycoside hydrolase family 2 TIM barrel-domain containing protein, with the protein MSRDNSNRGIGEPSLHRRTVLSAVSGAALGATLPIGGASVAPVNEYDDVLSSIQLTPRPATTDAGGTRSLNGTWEFALSPGERPPSSSSRRVTPDLSGAGNDGTLRNEPPIVTDPTERAVDLADESYVAVGDADGVDFTEPGFSIQLTFKYAGDGPLYAKGDQYALGVWGGQLSFWTEGGGNWPGIDAGDLSRGHWYTTTLVVDDSEIRLYLGTTEIGATSHDFSSLPSADSPLHLGYDSGNDDHGSPVVDSFRAFDTVLSTDRIDRGFDRVPDSAVAWLPLNEVESGVTPDESGAGNDGVLYGDPAIVPGRDGRGVDVSGDGYVSVAADETLDFSSPGFTLRTTVKYDGGDGPVLDRGHSAVADGAEQFGLGIYDGTVSFWLQTDAGDWPSVSGGDLSTGEWHTVTVVVARDELRLYVDGARVGSSTHDATDLASSDARFVVGGSDLDVAVASTRAFDTALSDDRIERGFQAVPDGAVLWLDYDTIEDLGVEWHDEDVPGQWAYDGYAVPSGSEEWYPPDGTLGWYRREFEVPDGWADGRLLLRFDAVYSEARVFVNDSEVGHHVGGYTPFEVDATDAVTADGANALAVAVAQQSPADDMGWQNVTGGITRDVTLLSVPDVHVAACDVTTGLRGSSAAVTVETAIRNAGARGVESATVTVTLTDPEGATVATAERPVSALDAGSSGECSFELEASDPQPWNPEQPRLYTVDVTIEADGTTETISERIGIRDVSVVGNELRLNGEAVTLRGVNWEEIHLAEHGHAVPAEITREDARRLKEANVNYVRTAHHPTSEAFLDACDELGIVVEMEAPHMFVGRGRGDPDPDVVLRQTLEMVERDKNRASVCLWSIANESEWYDAFDAAGRLVAELDPTRPTIFNHDAYDPDDPWHDVYDVRAHHYPAFRTGSTVEEHADLDEPILFDEAAHTYCYNDRELVTDPGLRDEWGLPFELIWEQCRAADSVAGAAIWAGGDHLEQWGEYRWGLLDRNRRSRPEYWHVKKVYSPVRVADAEWRGNGNAVTLTIENRHEFVDLADRSIRFEGTPGSGRRPIHVPPGERTTVTLPVEDDRLEMTVTHPEGHAIERIVVTPESPRVEIPSEPATEPFADDDGTLSVATDVYSLDIDRESGAVEVRTPDGAPLIVDAPELALTPTQQSTGRDYASAIDHRLSDRTVADVTVAEDGAAVSIAVEYDDAAGTVLLRPLADGLEVEYEFALHDSVDAREVGLAVPTATDLMTLSWLRDAQWSVYPDTHIGRPGGTACAFPDGSRPNHEEIRIRSGQPWKNDATKHGSNDFRGTKRNVYAADLTAAGGHGLGVRSDGDQHVRSQVRSESIEFLILDRSLSGTNADGWLSRHPVVDQDPTLASGETLRGSVTLQVIDGDANAPNGESEHASADPDGAGRTR; encoded by the coding sequence ATGTCAAGAGATAACAGCAACCGCGGCATCGGAGAGCCGTCTCTCCACCGTCGAACCGTACTTTCGGCCGTTTCGGGCGCCGCGTTGGGTGCGACGCTCCCGATCGGGGGTGCCAGCGTAGCGCCGGTGAACGAATACGACGACGTGCTCTCGTCGATACAGTTGACGCCCCGTCCCGCCACGACCGACGCGGGGGGAACGCGGTCGCTGAACGGAACGTGGGAGTTCGCGCTCTCGCCCGGCGAGCGACCGCCGTCGTCCTCGTCGAGGCGCGTCACACCGGATCTCTCCGGGGCCGGCAACGACGGAACGCTTCGGAACGAGCCGCCGATCGTCACGGATCCGACGGAACGGGCGGTCGACCTCGCCGACGAGAGCTACGTCGCGGTCGGTGACGCCGACGGCGTCGACTTTACCGAGCCCGGATTTTCGATCCAGTTGACGTTCAAATACGCCGGCGACGGCCCGCTTTATGCGAAGGGGGATCAGTACGCGCTGGGCGTCTGGGGCGGCCAGCTGTCCTTCTGGACGGAGGGCGGCGGGAACTGGCCCGGCATCGACGCCGGCGACCTCAGCCGCGGGCACTGGTACACGACGACGCTGGTCGTCGACGACAGCGAGATCAGACTCTACCTCGGGACGACCGAGATCGGAGCGACGAGCCACGACTTCTCGTCGCTTCCCAGCGCCGACTCGCCGCTCCACCTGGGCTACGACTCGGGGAACGACGACCACGGGTCTCCCGTGGTCGACTCGTTTCGAGCGTTCGACACGGTGCTCTCGACGGACCGGATCGATCGCGGATTCGATCGCGTTCCGGACAGCGCCGTCGCCTGGCTACCGCTGAACGAAGTCGAAAGCGGGGTGACCCCGGACGAGTCCGGCGCGGGTAACGACGGCGTGCTGTACGGCGATCCGGCGATCGTCCCGGGACGCGACGGTCGGGGCGTCGACGTCTCCGGCGACGGCTACGTCTCGGTGGCCGCCGACGAAACCCTGGACTTCTCGTCGCCGGGCTTTACCCTCCGGACGACGGTGAAGTACGACGGGGGCGACGGACCGGTGCTGGACAGGGGCCACAGCGCCGTCGCCGACGGCGCCGAACAGTTCGGGCTGGGTATCTACGACGGAACCGTCAGCTTCTGGCTGCAGACCGACGCCGGGGACTGGCCGAGCGTCAGCGGCGGCGATCTTTCGACGGGCGAGTGGCACACGGTTACCGTCGTCGTCGCCCGCGACGAGTTGCGCCTCTACGTCGACGGCGCTCGGGTGGGTTCGTCGACGCACGACGCCACCGACCTGGCGAGTAGCGACGCGCGGTTCGTCGTCGGCGGGTCCGATCTCGACGTCGCCGTCGCGTCGACGCGGGCGTTCGATACCGCGCTTTCCGACGATCGGATCGAGCGCGGATTTCAGGCGGTGCCGGACGGCGCGGTTCTGTGGCTCGACTACGATACGATCGAGGACCTCGGCGTCGAGTGGCACGACGAGGACGTGCCGGGCCAGTGGGCCTACGACGGCTACGCCGTCCCGAGCGGTTCCGAGGAGTGGTACCCGCCTGACGGAACGCTCGGCTGGTACCGCCGAGAGTTTGAGGTTCCCGACGGGTGGGCCGACGGGCGGCTCCTCCTGCGCTTCGACGCAGTCTACAGCGAGGCGCGCGTATTTGTCAACGACTCCGAAGTCGGTCACCACGTCGGCGGCTACACCCCGTTCGAGGTCGACGCCACGGATGCGGTGACCGCGGACGGCGCGAACGCGCTGGCCGTGGCGGTCGCCCAGCAGTCGCCGGCGGACGACATGGGCTGGCAGAACGTCACTGGCGGGATCACGCGGGACGTGACATTGCTCTCGGTCCCCGACGTTCACGTCGCGGCGTGCGACGTCACGACCGGCCTTCGCGGGTCGTCGGCGGCCGTAACCGTCGAGACGGCGATACGCAACGCTGGCGCGAGGGGGGTTGAGTCGGCGACCGTCACCGTTACGCTAACCGATCCGGAGGGGGCGACGGTCGCGACCGCCGAACGGCCCGTGTCGGCCCTCGACGCCGGCTCGTCAGGCGAATGCTCGTTCGAACTCGAGGCGTCGGATCCGCAGCCGTGGAATCCGGAGCAGCCGCGCCTGTACACGGTCGACGTGACGATCGAGGCCGACGGGACGACCGAAACGATCAGCGAGCGCATCGGTATCCGCGACGTTTCGGTCGTCGGGAACGAGCTCCGCCTGAACGGCGAGGCCGTCACGCTGCGGGGCGTCAACTGGGAGGAGATCCACCTCGCCGAACACGGTCACGCCGTGCCGGCCGAGATCACCCGCGAGGACGCGCGGCGCCTGAAGGAGGCGAACGTCAACTACGTGCGGACGGCCCACCACCCGACCTCCGAGGCGTTCCTCGACGCCTGCGACGAACTCGGCATCGTCGTCGAGATGGAGGCGCCGCACATGTTCGTCGGCCGCGGCCGCGGCGATCCCGACCCTGACGTGGTGCTCCGCCAGACGCTTGAGATGGTCGAACGGGACAAAAACCGCGCGTCGGTCTGTCTCTGGTCGATCGCCAACGAGTCCGAGTGGTACGACGCGTTCGACGCCGCCGGGAGACTGGTGGCGGAACTCGATCCGACGCGTCCGACGATCTTCAACCACGACGCGTACGATCCCGACGATCCGTGGCACGACGTCTACGACGTGCGCGCTCACCACTATCCCGCCTTCCGAACCGGGTCGACGGTCGAGGAGCACGCCGACCTGGACGAGCCGATCCTGTTCGACGAGGCCGCCCACACGTACTGCTACAACGATCGGGAACTGGTGACCGATCCGGGGCTCCGCGACGAGTGGGGACTCCCCTTCGAACTGATCTGGGAGCAGTGCCGGGCGGCCGACTCGGTCGCCGGCGCCGCTATCTGGGCGGGCGGCGACCACCTCGAACAGTGGGGCGAATACCGCTGGGGACTCCTCGACCGCAATCGACGGTCCCGCCCCGAGTACTGGCACGTCAAGAAGGTGTACTCGCCGGTGCGGGTCGCCGACGCCGAGTGGCGCGGCAACGGCAACGCCGTGACGCTGACGATCGAGAATCGCCACGAGTTCGTCGACCTCGCCGATCGATCGATCCGGTTCGAGGGGACGCCCGGTTCGGGGCGGCGACCGATCCACGTTCCGCCGGGCGAGAGGACGACGGTGACGCTCCCCGTCGAGGACGATCGCCTCGAGATGACGGTCACGCATCCCGAGGGACACGCGATCGAGAGGATCGTGGTTACGCCCGAATCCCCGCGAGTCGAGATTCCCTCGGAACCCGCAACCGAGCCGTTCGCCGACGACGACGGGACGCTGTCGGTCGCGACCGATGTCTACTCCCTGGATATCGACCGGGAGAGTGGGGCCGTCGAGGTCAGGACGCCTGACGGCGCGCCGTTGATCGTCGACGCCCCGGAACTGGCACTGACGCCGACCCAGCAGTCGACGGGGCGGGACTACGCGTCCGCGATCGACCACCGACTGTCGGATCGGACGGTCGCCGACGTGACCGTAGCCGAGGACGGCGCGGCCGTCTCGATCGCCGTCGAGTACGACGACGCCGCGGGGACCGTCCTGCTTCGCCCGCTCGCTGACGGGCTCGAAGTCGAGTACGAGTTCGCGTTGCACGACTCCGTCGACGCCCGCGAAGTCGGCCTCGCGGTGCCGACCGCGACCGACCTGATGACCCTCTCGTGGCTCCGGGACGCGCAGTGGAGCGTCTACCCCGACACCCACATTGGTCGCCCCGGCGGCACCGCGTGCGCGTTTCCGGACGGATCCCGACCGAACCACGAGGAGATCCGTATCCGCAGCGGCCAGCCCTGGAAGAACGACGCAACGAAGCACGGATCGAACGACTTCCGCGGGACGAAGCGGAACGTGTACGCGGCCGACCTCACGGCGGCCGGCGGGCACGGGCTGGGCGTTCGTTCGGACGGCGATCAACACGTCCGCTCGCAGGTCCGCTCCGAAAGCATCGAATTCCTGATCCTCGATCGATCGCTGTCGGGCACGAACGCCGACGGCTGGCTCAGCCGCCACCCGGTCGTCGACCAGGATCCGACGCTGGCGTCCGGCGAGACCCTTCGGGGGAGCGTTACGCTCCAGGTGATCGACGGTGACGCGAACGCTCCGAACGGCGAGAGCGAACACGCGTCAGCCGATCCGGACGGCGCCGGCCGAACCCGATGA
- a CDS encoding ABC transporter ATP-binding protein, translating into MATIDITNLRKEYGDGGEQIVAVDDFDLTIEDGEFLVFVGPSGCGKTTTLRCIAGLEDVTDGAIEFDGQDVTDQRARERDVAMVFQNYALYPHMTVGKNIGFPLRLSTKLSSDEIDAEVHSVAELLGIEDLLDQKPRELSGGQQQRVALGRAIIRDPEVFLMDEPLSNLDAKLRSTMRTELQELQQELSVTTAYVTHDQTEAMAMGDRIAVLNGGELQQVGTASEVYRSPANEFVAGFIGSPSINLLSADVDGAVLRGPGGFEYALEDPSLVDGRDRVRVGVRPEDLDLVSDGSMPSEVTVVEQMGNENFLYAKMGEIDLTARIDSEVHPDEGMTVTFGFDEDDLYLFDADTTESVKTKTTDTDVDLDQYVQAGR; encoded by the coding sequence ATGGCAACAATCGACATTACGAATTTACGCAAGGAGTACGGTGACGGCGGTGAACAGATCGTCGCAGTCGACGATTTCGACCTGACGATCGAGGACGGGGAGTTTCTCGTCTTCGTCGGTCCGTCCGGCTGCGGAAAGACGACCACGCTCCGATGTATCGCCGGGTTAGAAGACGTGACGGACGGCGCCATCGAATTCGACGGACAGGACGTGACCGACCAACGCGCGCGAGAGCGGGACGTCGCGATGGTGTTCCAAAACTATGCGCTGTACCCCCACATGACCGTGGGGAAGAACATCGGGTTCCCGCTCCGCCTCTCGACCAAACTGTCGTCCGATGAGATCGACGCCGAGGTTCACTCCGTCGCGGAACTGCTCGGGATCGAGGATCTACTCGATCAGAAGCCAAGGGAGCTCTCCGGCGGCCAGCAACAGCGAGTCGCGCTCGGGCGGGCGATCATCCGCGATCCCGAAGTGTTCCTCATGGACGAGCCGCTGTCGAACCTGGACGCCAAGCTCCGCTCGACGATGCGGACCGAACTCCAGGAACTCCAACAGGAACTGAGCGTGACCACGGCGTACGTGACGCACGATCAGACCGAGGCGATGGCGATGGGCGATCGCATCGCCGTCCTCAACGGGGGCGAACTCCAGCAGGTCGGCACGGCAAGCGAGGTCTATCGATCGCCGGCCAACGAGTTCGTCGCGGGCTTCATCGGCAGTCCGAGCATCAACCTCCTTTCCGCCGACGTGGACGGGGCCGTCCTCCGCGGGCCAGGCGGGTTCGAGTACGCGCTCGAGGACCCCTCGCTCGTCGACGGTCGGGACCGAGTCCGCGTCGGCGTGCGACCGGAGGACCTCGATCTCGTCTCCGACGGAAGCATGCCCAGCGAGGTCACCGTCGTCGAGCAGATGGGTAACGAGAACTTCCTGTACGCCAAAATGGGCGAGATCGACCTGACCGCCCGCATCGACAGCGAAGTCCACCCCGACGAGGGGATGACCGTCACGTTCGGCTTCGACGAGGACGATCTCTATCTCTTCGATGCCGACACGACGGAGTCGGTCAAGACCAAGACGACCGACACCGACGTCGATCTCGACCAGTACGTGCAAGCGGGGCGCTGA